A genomic stretch from Lentisphaerota bacterium includes:
- a CDS encoding HAD-IIA family hydrolase translates to MDASGSRNRFFMSIKGVILDLDGTVYRGDEAVPGAVELVRDLCTRGIAIRYATNRANRPGTEVCAQLRDMGLACGPNDVVTSSDATAAYLKPGRVYAIGESGLLEALNRRGFILDDQSPDYVIVSFDRAFDYQKLSVATRLIGKGAQFVATNTDRALRVADGIAPGTGSIVAAVETATGVAPLVIGKPERPLFEMVLQDMGLDGADVIAVGDNLDTDIPAGHAAGMRTVLILTGISTRADLARAPIAPTWVVETFAELRALIDSPDSRS, encoded by the coding sequence ATGGATGCAAGTGGCTCAAGGAATCGTTTTTTTATGAGCATTAAGGGCGTTATTCTTGATTTGGATGGGACTGTCTACCGGGGCGATGAAGCGGTACCGGGCGCCGTCGAACTTGTCCGCGACCTGTGCACGCGCGGCATCGCGATCCGTTACGCGACCAACCGCGCCAACCGGCCCGGCACCGAGGTCTGCGCTCAGTTGCGCGATATGGGGCTGGCATGCGGGCCAAACGATGTCGTGACGTCCTCGGACGCCACCGCCGCCTATCTCAAGCCCGGGCGCGTTTACGCCATTGGCGAGTCTGGCCTCTTGGAGGCGCTCAATCGGCGGGGGTTTATTCTGGATGACCAGTCACCCGATTATGTGATCGTCAGTTTCGACCGCGCGTTTGATTATCAGAAGCTGAGCGTGGCCACGCGCCTAATCGGGAAGGGCGCGCAGTTTGTCGCCACCAACACCGACCGCGCCCTGCGCGTCGCCGACGGCATTGCCCCGGGCACTGGGTCCATCGTCGCCGCAGTCGAGACGGCCACAGGGGTGGCACCCTTGGTAATCGGCAAACCGGAACGGCCGCTCTTCGAGATGGTGCTTCAGGACATGGGCTTGGACGGGGCCGACGTAATCGCCGTCGGGGATAATCTCGACACCGACATTCCCGCCGGACATGCCGCAGGGATGCGCACCGTGCTGATCCTCACCGGCATTTCCACCCGCGCCGACCTTGCCCGCGCACCCATCGCACCCACCTGGGTGGTCGAAACCTTCGCGGAATTGCGCGCGCTGATCGATTCTCCTGATAGCAGGAGTTGA